A window of the Echeneis naucrates chromosome 3, fEcheNa1.1, whole genome shotgun sequence genome harbors these coding sequences:
- the tmem9b gene encoding transmembrane protein 9B has product MNTVFAIEVFSLVCFVLLSQVTAKKSQDIRCKCICPPYREIEGQIYKQNVSLKDCNCLHVVDPMPVDGKDVEAYCLRCECKYEQRSSGTIKFTIIVYLSILGLLLLYMVYLTLLEPMLKRRLFGHSQLIQSNDDLGDQQPFANAHNVLSRSHSRPNMLNKVEHAQQRWRRQVQEQRKSVFDRHVVLS; this is encoded by the exons ATGAACACCGTGTTTGCTATCGAggttttttctttggtttgtttcgTGCTGTTGAGCCAAGTGACAGCGAAG AAATCTCAAGACATTCGCTGTAAATGCATTTGTCCGCCGTACAGAGAAATCGAGGGGCAAatctacaaacaaaatgtaTCTCTCAAAGACTG TAACTGTCTCCATGTAGTTGACCCTATGCCAGTAGATGGGAAAGATGTTGAAGCATACTGTTTACGCTGTGAGTGTAAATATGAGCAGAGGAGCTCAGGAACCATCAAG TTTACCATCATAGTGTACCTCTCCATTCTGGGCCTGCTCCTGCTCTACATGGTCTACCTGACTCTTCTGGAGCCCATGCTGAAGAGGCGTCTATTTGGACACTCACAGCTCATCCAAAGTAATGATGATCTTGGG GACCAGCAGCCTTTTGCCAATGCTCACAATGTTCTTTCCCGATCCCACTCTCGACCCAACATGCTGAACAAAGTGGAGCATGCCCAGCAGCGTTGGAGGAGGCAGGTCCAAGAACAGCGGAAGTCTGTGTTCGATCGCCATGTTGTTCTCAGTTAA